A genomic stretch from Acropora palmata chromosome 13, jaAcrPala1.3, whole genome shotgun sequence includes:
- the LOC141862984 gene encoding solute carrier family 41 member 1-like, with protein MTSLSLQGLLNVAVNLESSETNTSVRKRLKPSSSKRVEEVAVHNQDSDMVPKIAVVSHATEDLCDEEDERRHFLNPCLEEEDLSDELRVNRGTKQDEYRENDGGHVLNGGFHSPYMDSDLAPLLEAHKDDGLGTGLAERRESGSEEGSFTIGLQVFFPFLVAGFGTVLAGLLLDVVQHWQVYKDISEIFILVPALLGLKGNLEMTLASRLSTAANVGHMDNPSKQYKLIGGNLALLQVQATVVGSLAAFAAVVMGWVLDGEFNIHHATLLCASSLVTATLASLILGSLMVAVVVCSRKCSVNPDNVATPIAASLGDLTTLALLSAISRFLHSCLDVDGGTHHWIAPVISLCFFLVLPLWFYITHANHFTHDVLYTGWTPVLSAMVISSTGGLILDFAVDKFYGIAVFNPVMNGVGGNLVAVQASRLSTALHQLGKPGQAKEKSKFYGCIDTFFGGGLHARTTRLLLFMVIPGNLIFLYTIRVLQAGHTTLTVLFTSVYLLAGLIQVAVLLLAANWLVHWMWKRGKDPDNYCIPYLTALGDLLGTGLLAVAFSLLWYIGDRDADVGD; from the exons ATGACGTCTCTATCACTTCAAGGTCTATTGAATGTTGCTGTAAATTTAGAAAGCTCGGAAACGAATACGTCCGTGAGGAAACGGTTAAAACCTTCGTCATCGAAACGCGTGGAAGAAGTTGCTGTTCATAACCAGGACTCGGATATGGTTCCAAAAATTGCAGTTGTTTCGCACGCTACAGAGGACTTATGCGACGAAGAAGATGAAAGAAGACACTTCTTAAACCCATGCTTAGAAGAGGAAGATTTAAGTGATGAATTGAGGGTAAATCGCGGTACTAAACAAGACGAATACAGAGAAAATGACGGTGGTCATGTTTTGAACGGTGGTTTTCATTCGCCATACATGGACTCCGACCTTGCTCCCTTGTTGGAAGCTCACAAGGACGATGGTTTAGGAACCGGATTAGCTGAAAGAAGAGAAAGTGGCTCAGAAGAAGGATCTTTCACGATCGGTCTTCAAgtattttttccctttcttgtCGCGGGATTTGGAACGGTATTAGCCGGGCTTCTGCTCGATGTTGTTCAG CACTGGCAAGTTTATAAAGATATttcagaaatatttattttggttCCTGCTCTACTTGGGCTTAAAGGAAATCTTGAAATGACCCTAGCATCAAGGTTATCAACTGCA GCCAATGTTGGACATATGGACAATCCTAGCAAACAATATAAATTAATTGGAGGAAATCTTGCATTACTTCAG GTACAAGCCACAGTTGTTGGATCCCTGGCAGCATTTGCTGCTGTTGTGATGGGCTGGGTGCTGGACGGGGAATTCAACATTCACCATGCTACACTGCTCTGTGCTAGTAGTCTTGTAACGGCAACGCTAGCAAGCCTGATCCTGGGCTCTTTAATGGTTGCAGTAGTGGTTTGCTCAAGGAAATGCAGCGTCAACCCAGATAATGTAGCCACACCCATAGCTGCTAGTCTTGGAGATCTCACAACTCTTGCACTCTTGTCAGCAATAAGCAGATTCCTTCACAGTTGTCTTG ATGTTGATGGTGGAACACATCATTGGATTGCACCTGTTATCAGCTTGTGTTTCTTTCTGGTTCTTCCACTTTGGTTTTACATCACTCATGCAAATCACTTTACACATGACGTGTTGTACACTGGCTGGACCCCTGTGCTTAGTGCTATGGTTATCAGCAG CACTGGAGGTTTAATTCTTGATTTTGCAGTGGATAAATTCTATGGCATCGCTGTATTCAACCCAGTTATGAATGGGGTTGGAGGAAACCTCGTTGCTGTGCAAGCCAGTCGTCTTTCCACAGCTCTGCATCAACTTGGCAAACCAGGACAGGCAAAAGAGAAGAGCAAATTCTACGGATGCATTGACACGTTTTTCGGTGGAG GGTTGCACGCCCGAACAACTCGATTGCTGCTGTTTATGGTGATACCTGGAAATCTGATATTTTTGTACACAATCCGCGTACTTCAAGCGGGACACACCACTCTGACAGTACTCTTCACCTCAGTTTATTTACTCGCCGGTTTGATTCAG GTCGCAGTGCTTTTGCTGGCCGCTAATTGGCTGGTTCATTGGATGTGGAAACGAGGTAAAGATCCCGACAACTACTGCATCCCATATCTGACAGCACTTGGGGACTTACTCGGTACCGGGCTCCTGGCCGTGGCCTTCTCTTTGCTCTGGTATATAGGCGATAGAGATGCTGATGTAGGGgattaa